One window of the Ignavibacteriota bacterium genome contains the following:
- a CDS encoding efflux RND transporter periplasmic adaptor subunit, giving the protein MAENEKEPLATLRIDRDRFENTRKVRGKRKKILLGLAGLLVLILLVLGMGGALNPPPKVQTAPVSVLYPAQLHRVLVASGYVVAQRKAAVASKGTGRLVELNVVEGDYVARNVVLARIESGEIEAAVAQARSLLESARAALSQAEAEASDAETAFARVRTLYANGSVSKADFDIAEARDKRARASVKAASSNIKAAEAAVRATVVQLENTVIRAPFDGTVLTKNADVGEVVAPFGAAANARGAVVTMADMRSLEVEADVSESNIEKVSIGQPCEIILDAYPNTRYRGEVSKIVPTADRAKATVMTKIRFRNLDKRVLPEMSAKVSYLPMEGGGDLLTQKPKLVVNASAVVRDGGAVTVFVVNDGVLAKRAVSLGTEAVSMVEVLSGLKAGDVVVLRPDPSFEDGMRVEIDAQ; this is encoded by the coding sequence ATGGCTGAAAACGAGAAAGAACCGCTCGCAACGTTGCGCATCGATCGCGATCGTTTCGAGAATACCCGCAAGGTGCGCGGGAAGAGAAAAAAAATACTGCTTGGTTTGGCGGGACTGTTGGTCCTGATTCTCCTTGTGCTCGGCATGGGAGGCGCGCTGAATCCTCCGCCCAAGGTGCAGACGGCGCCGGTGTCGGTGCTCTACCCCGCCCAACTGCACCGCGTGCTAGTTGCCAGTGGCTATGTGGTGGCACAACGAAAAGCCGCTGTCGCGTCAAAAGGCACAGGACGGCTGGTGGAGCTGAACGTTGTGGAAGGTGATTATGTCGCGCGCAATGTGGTGCTCGCGCGGATCGAAAGCGGTGAAATCGAAGCGGCGGTCGCGCAGGCCCGCTCGCTGCTCGAGTCCGCCCGCGCGGCGCTCTCGCAGGCCGAGGCCGAGGCCTCCGATGCCGAGACCGCTTTTGCACGCGTTCGGACGCTGTATGCCAACGGGAGTGTGTCGAAGGCGGATTTCGACATCGCGGAAGCCCGTGACAAACGAGCTCGTGCATCGGTGAAGGCGGCATCGTCGAATATCAAGGCCGCCGAGGCGGCCGTCCGCGCGACCGTCGTGCAGCTCGAAAACACCGTCATACGCGCGCCGTTCGACGGCACGGTGCTTACAAAAAATGCAGATGTGGGTGAAGTGGTCGCGCCCTTCGGCGCCGCCGCAAACGCACGCGGCGCGGTGGTGACCATGGCCGACATGCGGTCCTTGGAAGTTGAAGCGGATGTTTCGGAGTCGAATATCGAAAAAGTGAGCATCGGCCAGCCCTGCGAAATCATTCTCGACGCGTATCCCAACACGCGCTACCGCGGTGAAGTGAGTAAAATTGTACCGACGGCCGACCGCGCGAAAGCGACGGTCATGACCAAAATCCGTTTCCGCAACCTCGATAAACGGGTGCTCCCGGAGATGAGCGCCAAAGTGTCGTATTTACCGATGGAAGGCGGCGGTGACCTGCTCACGCAAAAGCCGAAACTCGTTGTAAACGCCTCGGCGGTCGTGCGCGACGGCGGCGCCGTGACGGTGTTTGTGGTGAATGACGGGGTTCTCGCAAAGCGGGCCGTCAGTCTTGGGACTGAGGCGGTCTCGATGGTGGAGGTTCTCTCGGGACTCAAGGCGGGCGATGTAGTGGTGCTGCGCCCCGATCCGTCGTTCGAAGACGGGATGCGTGTCGAGATCGACGCGCAGTGA
- a CDS encoding ABC transporter permease: MKIPLSYSYRNLWTRRLTSILTMAGIGLVVFVFAAVLMLSNGITKTMVGTGREDNVLVIRKSAETEMISAVSRESAEIVRTFREVATSTEGAPLASSEMSVIINLSKMGTNDMGNVIVRGIDTEGLTIRPQVVIAEGRMFEPGTTEIVVGSSIHTRFKGCSIGQTLRFGAQDWTITGVFDAGRSAYDSEVWGDVEQLTAAFRRPVYSSVAVRLRDGATVEAFQARLAADPRLQQLDAKQENRFFADQSEMMSQFISILGLVITIIFSFGAMIGAMITMYAAVANRTREIGTLRALGFRRRSILTAFVLESVFLSLVGGTGGLLLSSTLQFVTISTVNWGSFSELAFGFTLSPEIVIQSLVFSVVMGLAGGVVPAVRAARLNIVSALRSA, from the coding sequence ATGAAAATTCCCCTCAGCTACAGTTACAGGAATCTTTGGACGAGGCGGCTCACCTCGATTCTCACCATGGCCGGCATCGGGCTCGTGGTGTTCGTCTTTGCGGCGGTATTGATGCTTTCGAACGGAATCACAAAGACGATGGTCGGAACCGGACGGGAAGACAATGTGCTTGTCATCCGCAAATCGGCCGAGACTGAAATGATCAGCGCCGTGAGCCGCGAATCAGCGGAGATCGTTCGCACCTTCCGAGAGGTCGCAACCTCGACGGAGGGCGCGCCGCTCGCTTCAAGCGAAATGAGCGTGATCATCAATCTTAGCAAGATGGGAACCAACGACATGGGAAACGTGATCGTGCGCGGCATCGACACCGAGGGCCTCACGATACGGCCGCAGGTCGTGATCGCGGAAGGCAGGATGTTCGAGCCGGGCACGACGGAAATCGTCGTCGGTTCATCGATTCACACCCGCTTCAAAGGGTGCAGCATCGGTCAGACACTTCGTTTCGGCGCGCAGGACTGGACTATCACGGGTGTGTTCGACGCGGGCCGGAGCGCGTACGACTCGGAAGTATGGGGCGATGTCGAACAACTGACCGCTGCATTCCGGCGGCCCGTGTATTCATCGGTTGCCGTGCGCCTTCGTGACGGTGCCACGGTCGAGGCCTTTCAGGCGCGGCTCGCGGCCGATCCCCGCCTCCAGCAGCTCGATGCAAAACAGGAGAACCGGTTTTTCGCGGACCAGTCGGAAATGATGTCGCAATTCATCAGCATCCTCGGGCTGGTGATCACCATCATCTTCAGCTTCGGCGCGATGATCGGGGCGATGATCACCATGTACGCGGCGGTAGCCAACCGGACGCGAGAAATCGGCACGCTTCGCGCGCTCGGCTTCAGAAGGAGAAGCATCCTCACCGCCTTTGTACTCGAGTCGGTGTTCCTGTCGCTCGTTGGCGGAACAGGCGGGCTGCTCCTCTCATCAACCCTTCAATTCGTGACCATCTCAACCGTGAACTGGGGTTCGTTCTCCGAGCTCGCGTTCGGATTTACGCTCTCGCCGGAGATCGTGATACAATCGCTCGTGTTTTCGGTCGTGATGGGACTGGCCGGGGGCGTCGTGCCCGCCGTGCGCGCAGCGCGACTGAATATTGTCAGTGCGCTGCGCTCGGCTTGA
- a CDS encoding FtsX-like permease family protein — MKVFKLIFKNLLRHKLRSALTVLGLAVAVMSFGLIRTVIGAWNVGLEATSPNRLITRHSVSFIFPLPVAYKERIASVPGVTGVSFATWFQGVYIDERNFFPRMAVDAETFFDLYPELLVPQEDLDAFKKRRNACLVGVKTARKFNLKPGDVMTIDGDIFPGRYEFVVQGVYTGRDRATDETQMFFHWQYLEELLKRDMPVRAGVVGWYVVQIAEPSQSAQISQSVDALFRNSPNETKTETEKAFTQGFISMTSTIILAMEFISYIIIGIILLVLANTMVMTARERVVEYAVLKTLGFRALHIAGLITGESLLIAALGGMSGLLLTFPITHAIAEALSNFFPVFLIETETMVLAMTFAMVVGIIASILPVYRAMNTSIVEGLRHIG; from the coding sequence ATGAAAGTATTCAAACTCATATTCAAGAATCTGCTGCGCCATAAATTGCGTTCGGCGCTGACCGTGCTCGGACTCGCGGTCGCCGTCATGTCGTTCGGCCTGATACGCACCGTGATAGGCGCGTGGAATGTGGGTCTCGAGGCAACGTCACCGAACCGCCTTATCACGCGGCATTCGGTGTCGTTCATCTTTCCCCTTCCCGTCGCGTACAAGGAACGCATCGCGTCGGTACCGGGTGTCACCGGGGTCTCCTTCGCCACGTGGTTCCAGGGTGTGTACATCGATGAACGGAATTTCTTCCCGCGCATGGCGGTGGACGCCGAAACATTCTTCGATCTGTATCCCGAACTGCTCGTGCCGCAGGAGGATCTCGACGCATTCAAAAAACGCCGCAACGCCTGCCTCGTCGGCGTGAAAACGGCGCGCAAGTTCAATTTGAAACCCGGCGATGTCATGACCATCGACGGCGACATCTTTCCCGGACGTTACGAGTTTGTCGTGCAAGGCGTGTACACCGGGAGGGATCGCGCGACGGACGAGACGCAGATGTTCTTCCATTGGCAATACCTCGAGGAATTGCTGAAACGCGACATGCCGGTGCGTGCCGGCGTCGTGGGGTGGTACGTGGTGCAAATCGCGGAACCCAGTCAGTCGGCCCAGATATCCCAGTCCGTGGACGCGCTGTTCCGGAATTCGCCCAATGAAACCAAGACCGAGACTGAAAAGGCCTTCACCCAGGGATTCATCTCCATGACGAGCACCATCATCCTCGCGATGGAGTTCATCTCGTACATCATCATAGGCATCATTCTCCTTGTGCTTGCGAACACCATGGTCATGACGGCGCGCGAGCGCGTCGTCGAATACGCCGTGCTGAAAACACTCGGCTTCCGCGCACTGCATATCGCGGGACTGATCACGGGTGAATCGCTGCTCATTGCCGCCCTCGGCGGCATGTCGGGGCTCCTGCTCACCTTCCCGATCACGCACGCGATTGCGGAGGCCCTGTCGAACTTCTTCCCTGTGTTCCTCATCGAGACCGAGACCATGGTGCTGGCGATGACCTTCGCCATGGTTGTCGGGATCATTGCCTCGATTCTGCCGGTGTACCGCGCCATGAACACCAGCATTGTGGAAGGCCTGCGGCACATCGGATGA
- a CDS encoding heavy metal-binding domain-containing protein, producing MLLTTTNTVEGRSIVEYKGIVTGEAILGANIFKDFFAGIRDIVGGRSATYENELRTAKDIALQEMTERAQQMGANAIVGIDLDYENLGASGGMLMVTASGTAVVIK from the coding sequence ATGTTACTCACAACAACAAACACCGTCGAAGGCCGTTCCATCGTCGAGTACAAAGGGATCGTGACCGGCGAAGCCATTCTTGGCGCGAACATCTTCAAGGATTTTTTTGCGGGCATCCGCGACATCGTCGGCGGACGCTCGGCGACCTATGAAAACGAATTGCGCACGGCCAAGGACATTGCGCTGCAGGAGATGACCGAACGCGCGCAGCAGATGGGCGCAAACGCGATTGTCGGCATCGACCTCGACTACGAAAACCTCGGAGCGAGCGGCGGTATGCTCATGGTCACGGCCAGCGGCACCGCGGTGGTAATCAAGTAG
- the ftcD gene encoding glutamate formimidoyltransferase, with protein MKKIVECVPNFSEGRDPRIIEAIAESIRKTPGCTLLDVDPGKSTNRTVYTFVGSPEAVVEGALNSARAAQSLIDMRTQSGEHPRVGAMDVCPFVPVAGVTMEDCVALAHEFGRRAGEELGIPIYLYEEASTREYRKSLRQIRAGEYEGLADRIVTEEWKPDYGPAAFVPAWGATCTGARFFLIAYNVNVLGTKEQAHRIALNIREQGRGPGEPGRLEAVKAIGWWVDEYNMAQVSINLDNYKVTPPHVAFEEVAADARALNLAVAGSELVGLIPLEALLMAADYYIERENLFIIDEHQKIRLAVERLGLNSVSRFEPQKRIIDYMIEDGAQEPLASLTVRGFVELLGARTPAPGGGSASALIASMGAGLGAMVGWMTYGKRKFEEKDAIMRELIPPLDAAMRDLIPMIDADTNAFNDYMAALGLPKETPEQKDVRSQAMQDGLKKAIDVPLSTMRIADRCWPQMLQMAEHGNIASKSDLEVGAKALETGIWGAYKNVLINLGSVTDTAYRDRIRGEADQFVNRAREFSIAVLSALDSRAN; from the coding sequence ATGAAAAAAATCGTTGAGTGTGTTCCGAATTTTTCGGAAGGCCGCGACCCCCGCATCATCGAAGCCATCGCCGAAAGCATCCGTAAAACTCCGGGTTGTACGCTTCTCGATGTCGATCCCGGAAAATCGACCAACCGTACGGTGTATACCTTCGTCGGCTCGCCCGAGGCGGTGGTCGAAGGCGCTCTCAACTCTGCCCGCGCTGCGCAATCGCTCATCGACATGCGCACGCAGTCGGGAGAACATCCGCGTGTTGGGGCGATGGACGTCTGCCCCTTCGTGCCTGTCGCTGGAGTGACGATGGAGGACTGTGTCGCCCTCGCGCACGAATTCGGGCGGCGAGCGGGCGAGGAACTCGGCATTCCCATATACCTCTACGAGGAAGCATCGACACGCGAGTACCGGAAATCGCTGCGGCAGATACGCGCGGGCGAGTATGAGGGTCTTGCCGATCGTATCGTGACGGAGGAATGGAAGCCCGACTATGGCCCCGCAGCGTTTGTCCCAGCATGGGGTGCGACGTGCACCGGCGCGCGTTTCTTCCTCATTGCCTACAACGTGAATGTGCTGGGCACAAAAGAGCAGGCGCACCGCATCGCGTTGAATATCCGTGAGCAGGGCCGCGGCCCGGGCGAACCTGGTCGGCTCGAAGCGGTGAAGGCCATCGGGTGGTGGGTCGACGAATACAACATGGCACAAGTCTCGATCAACCTCGACAACTACAAGGTCACTCCCCCGCATGTCGCGTTCGAGGAAGTGGCCGCCGATGCCCGCGCCCTGAATCTGGCGGTCGCTGGATCCGAGCTTGTCGGACTCATCCCGCTCGAAGCCCTGCTCATGGCCGCCGACTACTACATCGAAAGGGAAAATCTCTTTATCATCGACGAGCATCAAAAAATACGCCTCGCCGTCGAACGCCTCGGACTGAATTCCGTGTCGCGCTTCGAACCGCAAAAACGCATCATCGACTATATGATCGAGGACGGCGCGCAGGAACCTCTGGCATCACTCACTGTGCGGGGATTCGTCGAACTGCTCGGCGCGCGCACCCCCGCTCCGGGCGGCGGCAGTGCCTCCGCTCTTATCGCGTCCATGGGCGCGGGCCTCGGAGCGATGGTCGGCTGGATGACCTACGGCAAGAGGAAATTCGAGGAGAAGGACGCTATCATGCGCGAACTGATTCCACCCCTCGACGCGGCGATGCGCGACCTGATCCCCATGATCGATGCCGACACCAATGCTTTCAACGACTATATGGCCGCGCTCGGACTTCCGAAAGAAACGCCCGAACAGAAAGATGTGCGGAGCCAGGCCATGCAGGACGGCCTCAAAAAGGCCATCGACGTCCCGCTCTCGACGATGCGCATCGCCGACCGCTGCTGGCCACAGATGCTGCAAATGGCGGAGCATGGGAACATCGCATCCAAATCCGATCTCGAAGTCGGCGCAAAGGCGCTGGAGACGGGCATCTGGGGCGCATATAAAAACGTGCTCATCAATCTCGGTTCCGTGACCGATACCGCATACCGTGACAGGATACGCGGTGAAGCGGATCAGTTTGTCAACCGCGCGCGTGAATTCTCGATTGCAGTGCTGTCTGCTCTCGACTCACGCGCGAACTGA
- a CDS encoding YncE family protein, with the protein MRRFHVTIALAVVILAGLCPNLHPPLTAQKHIVYAALHDENNLGIVDPVAGKLIQRIQVGRNPDMIAFNSDNSRLYVSNTGEITVSIVSLAETKVVQALRLPVNRRNIYAGPLTRTPDGLKIFVAERADNNEELRIYVIDTKREQIVSQFDAGKNITALSVSHDGAKLFVLNQGEGVRVFDAGNYTQLGSVELLPGLAADLSGLACSPNEAKGYLSFGTKNRVEAFSTETLKSIKDIPVPKYHTGNQSSIVFSANGKWAYIVNRKVALKEVDGINVLDTQKNEIIKLFNSGVVNRGIMSAPTGDLCYIAAEELKWYNMSTLEHQRSISLRTPIYGIAVIQKP; encoded by the coding sequence ATGAGACGCTTCCACGTTACCATCGCACTCGCGGTCGTGATACTCGCGGGGCTGTGCCCAAATCTGCATCCGCCCCTCACCGCCCAGAAGCACATCGTGTACGCCGCGCTGCACGACGAGAATAATCTCGGTATAGTCGACCCGGTCGCGGGGAAACTTATCCAGAGAATCCAAGTCGGCCGCAATCCTGATATGATCGCGTTCAACTCCGACAACAGCCGGCTCTATGTGAGCAACACAGGCGAAATCACCGTCTCGATCGTCTCACTCGCCGAAACGAAAGTCGTGCAGGCCCTGCGCCTTCCCGTGAACCGCCGCAATATCTACGCTGGTCCGCTCACGCGCACGCCGGACGGATTGAAGATCTTTGTCGCGGAACGCGCCGACAACAACGAGGAACTCCGCATCTACGTCATCGACACAAAAAGAGAACAGATTGTCTCACAGTTTGATGCGGGGAAAAACATCACCGCTCTTTCTGTGTCGCACGACGGAGCGAAACTGTTTGTGTTGAATCAGGGCGAAGGCGTGCGTGTGTTCGACGCGGGCAATTACACGCAGCTTGGAAGCGTTGAGTTGCTCCCCGGACTCGCTGCCGATCTTTCCGGCCTCGCATGCAGTCCGAATGAAGCCAAGGGATATCTCTCCTTCGGCACCAAGAACCGTGTCGAGGCATTCAGCACTGAGACGCTGAAATCGATCAAAGATATTCCCGTGCCCAAATACCATACCGGGAACCAGTCCTCCATCGTTTTCAGTGCAAACGGAAAATGGGCGTACATCGTGAACAGGAAGGTTGCGTTAAAGGAAGTGGACGGCATCAACGTGCTCGACACACAGAAAAATGAAATCATCAAGCTCTTTAATTCCGGCGTTGTCAATCGTGGCATCATGAGCGCCCCGACAGGCGACCTCTGCTACATCGCAGCCGAGGAGCTGAAGTGGTACAACATGTCGACGCTGGAACATCAGCGCTCCATCTCTCTGCGCACACCGATCTACGGTATCGCCGTCATCCAGAAACCGTAA
- the rfbB gene encoding dTDP-glucose 4,6-dehydratase — translation MEPSPSYSPENVLITGGAGFIGSAFVRTVLEGSLFSGRIVVVDKLTYAGNLENLADLKGQFDFVQADICDQDAMQRVFETYPIDTVVHFAAESHVDRSILGPLVFTHTNVLGTQILLEAAKRAGVGRFLHVSTDEVYGSLGPEGAFTESSPIDPTSPYAASKAASDLIVLGYAKTFGFPAIVTRCSNNYGPRQFPEKLIPLMIINALRDLRLPVYGDGLNVRDWIHTRDHVSALLAVLRHGAPGEVYNIGGRNEQKNIDIVRAVLAALGKPESLIEFVRDRPAHDRRYAIDPSKIAAELGWVPRVDFSTGIRETIDWYASNTEWWTRVLNGAYMEYYNTQYFSK, via the coding sequence GTGGAGCCCTCCCCCTCGTACTCACCGGAAAACGTGCTGATAACCGGTGGCGCCGGTTTTATTGGAAGCGCCTTTGTCCGCACCGTTCTTGAAGGATCTCTGTTTTCGGGGCGGATTGTTGTTGTCGACAAACTCACGTACGCCGGAAATCTGGAAAATCTGGCAGATCTGAAGGGACAGTTCGACTTCGTCCAGGCCGACATCTGCGACCAGGACGCGATGCAGCGAGTCTTTGAGACGTATCCAATCGATACTGTCGTTCATTTTGCGGCGGAATCGCATGTCGACCGAAGCATTCTCGGACCGCTCGTTTTCACGCATACCAACGTGCTCGGCACACAGATCCTTCTGGAAGCGGCGAAGCGGGCGGGCGTGGGCCGTTTCCTGCACGTCTCCACAGACGAAGTGTACGGGTCGCTCGGGCCCGAGGGCGCCTTCACCGAATCTTCACCCATCGATCCGACAAGCCCCTATGCCGCCAGCAAAGCCGCGTCGGATCTCATAGTGCTCGGGTATGCAAAGACCTTTGGCTTTCCGGCGATCGTGACGCGTTGTTCGAACAACTACGGGCCGCGGCAGTTTCCGGAAAAACTGATCCCGCTGATGATCATCAACGCCTTGCGCGACCTGCGGCTTCCTGTGTACGGCGACGGACTCAATGTGCGCGATTGGATACATACACGAGACCATGTATCGGCGCTGCTCGCCGTTCTGCGGCATGGCGCGCCGGGCGAAGTGTACAATATCGGAGGCCGGAACGAGCAGAAGAACATCGACATTGTGCGCGCGGTACTCGCGGCTTTGGGAAAACCCGAAAGCCTCATCGAATTCGTCCGAGACCGGCCTGCGCATGATCGCAGGTATGCGATCGATCCATCAAAGATCGCCGCGGAGTTGGGCTGGGTCCCCCGCGTCGATTTCTCCACAGGCATACGTGAAACGATCGACTGGTATGCCTCCAATACGGAATGGTGGACGCGCGTCTTGAACGGCGCCTACATGGAATACTACAACACGCAGTATTTTTCCAAATAA
- a CDS encoding sigma-54-dependent Fis family transcriptional regulator: MNEHILIVDDDKAFRIATTALLEDEGYAVRSCGDARDAMPLLLDARYDLLLSDLVMEGMNGIELLQWLSVHAPDTPAIMITGFGSINTAVEAMRLGAFDYITKPCDNAELRVKIRRALDARSRDRELERLRETVRDTSAFGNIVTQNEAMHKVFSLLRRVADTDLTVLLLGETGTGKELAARAVHYSSARRNGPFIVVNCAALPETLLESELFGHERNAFTGALRQRIGKFEEAQGGTVFLDEIGDVPLQMQTKLLRVLQEREIQRLGGNDSIPIDVRVIAATHRDLTAMIAAGEFRADLFYRLNEVPVQLPPLRERRDDLPLLADTFLRKHASIAGGTVAHIHPEALQVMMRYDWPGNVRELENLMKRALVTATGDSILAVDIPVQTHTSPPAGNTNPAASDLPFKEYMRSVVQAAETAFITQALEDHRGNISAVAERMDVDRKTVYRKIEELGIDASRYR; the protein is encoded by the coding sequence ATGAACGAACACATTCTGATTGTCGACGACGATAAGGCTTTCCGGATCGCAACGACGGCGCTGCTGGAAGACGAGGGGTATGCGGTGCGCAGTTGCGGCGATGCGCGTGACGCCATGCCCCTGCTCCTAGACGCCCGCTACGACCTACTGCTTTCCGATCTCGTGATGGAAGGGATGAACGGCATCGAGTTGCTGCAGTGGCTGTCGGTTCACGCTCCCGATACACCGGCAATCATGATCACCGGATTCGGATCCATCAATACCGCCGTCGAGGCCATGCGGCTCGGCGCGTTCGACTACATCACGAAGCCGTGCGACAATGCCGAGCTGCGGGTAAAAATCCGCCGCGCGCTCGACGCCCGCTCGCGCGACCGCGAACTCGAGAGACTCCGCGAAACCGTGCGCGACACCTCGGCCTTCGGAAACATCGTCACACAGAATGAGGCGATGCACAAGGTGTTCTCGCTGCTCCGCCGCGTGGCCGATACGGATCTCACGGTTCTTCTATTGGGCGAAACGGGTACCGGCAAGGAACTGGCCGCCCGCGCGGTCCACTACTCGAGCGCGCGTCGGAATGGCCCGTTTATCGTGGTTAACTGCGCGGCTCTCCCCGAGACGCTGCTCGAAAGCGAGCTGTTCGGCCATGAACGGAACGCCTTCACGGGAGCTCTCCGGCAGAGGATCGGCAAATTCGAAGAAGCGCAGGGCGGCACCGTGTTTCTGGATGAAATAGGAGATGTCCCTCTGCAAATGCAGACGAAGTTGTTGCGCGTCCTGCAGGAACGCGAGATTCAGCGCCTGGGCGGCAATGATTCCATCCCCATCGATGTGCGCGTGATTGCGGCCACACATCGTGATCTCACGGCGATGATAGCAGCGGGCGAATTCCGCGCGGACCTCTTCTACCGCCTGAACGAGGTGCCGGTGCAGCTCCCGCCGCTCCGTGAGCGGCGCGACGATCTTCCCCTCCTCGCGGATACGTTCCTTCGCAAACATGCGTCGATTGCAGGAGGCACGGTGGCCCACATACACCCGGAAGCATTGCAGGTGATGATGCGATACGACTGGCCGGGCAACGTCCGCGAACTCGAGAACCTGATGAAGCGCGCGCTTGTCACCGCCACGGGCGATTCCATCCTGGCCGTCGATATTCCTGTTCAGACTCATACCTCCCCGCCCGCGGGGAATACGAATCCTGCCGCGTCAGACCTGCCGTTCAAAGAGTATATGCGGAGTGTTGTGCAGGCAGCCGAGACCGCGTTTATTACACAAGCGCTCGAAGATCATCGCGGCAACATCAGCGCCGTGGCCGAACGTATGGATGTCGATCGAAAGACCGTCTACAGAAAAATCGAAGAACTTGGGATCGACGCATCCCGGTACCGATAA
- a CDS encoding ABC transporter ATP-binding protein: protein MDTIIAIRGLRKSYYRDSLEIPVLNGITMDIERGEFLALMGPSGSGKTTLLNLIAGIDRPNDGAILVDGTDVPTLNESELAAWRAQHVGFVFQFYNLLPVLTAFENVELPLLLTSLSAKERRAHVEAALEVVGLADRMKHYPKQLSGGQEQRVAIARAIVTDPTIIVADEPTGDLDRRSAEEILSLLDTLNSVNGKTIVMVTHDPRAAERAHTQRHLEKGELL, encoded by the coding sequence ATGGACACGATCATCGCCATCCGCGGACTGCGGAAATCCTACTATCGCGACTCGCTTGAAATTCCGGTTCTGAACGGCATCACGATGGACATCGAGCGCGGGGAGTTTCTCGCGCTCATGGGTCCTTCAGGTTCGGGCAAGACGACGCTTCTCAACCTCATCGCCGGAATCGATCGTCCGAATGACGGAGCCATTTTGGTGGACGGGACCGATGTTCCGACGTTGAACGAAAGCGAGCTTGCGGCATGGCGCGCGCAGCATGTCGGTTTTGTGTTCCAGTTCTACAATCTGCTTCCGGTTCTCACGGCCTTCGAAAATGTGGAACTGCCCCTGCTGCTGACATCTCTCAGCGCGAAGGAACGGCGCGCACACGTCGAGGCGGCGCTCGAAGTGGTGGGGTTGGCCGACCGCATGAAACACTACCCCAAACAACTCTCCGGAGGACAGGAGCAGCGTGTCGCAATTGCACGGGCCATCGTGACGGATCCGACCATCATCGTGGCGGATGAACCGACGGGTGATCTCGACCGTCGTTCCGCGGAAGAAATCCTTTCGCTCCTCGATACGCTGAACTCGGTCAACGGCAAGACCATCGTGATGGTCACGCACGATCCGCGCGCAGCGGAGCGCGCACACACACAGCGTCATCTGGAGAAGGGTGAACTGTTGTGA